The Amycolatopsis coloradensis sequence GCGAGACGGTCCGCACGGTGATCGCCGAGTCCACCGCGGCGATCGCGTAGCCCTCGGTCATCCGCCGCACGCGCAGTCCGCGCATCCGGGCGTCGTCGTTGACCATGTTGAGGACGTCGTCGAAATCCTCGGCGTCGCGTTCGATCGGGATGACGTACCTCGCGTCTTCGGCGTAAAGCCCTTGCCAGGTCTCGTATTCCTTGGCGTCCAGCAGCGCGGCCTCGCGCCACGCCAGCTCGATCGCGCGGACCACGCGGGGATCGGTGAGGGTCTCAGTCATCGCTCATCATCCGCTTCCATTGGGCGTACGCCGCCCGCATCCCGGTCTCGTCGGTGACATGGCTGGTCGGCCAGCCCTCGGCGGAGGGCTTCTCGCGACCCAGACCGCGGTTGACCATGATCGGCAGTTCGGGTGCACCCTGGGCACCGCGCTGCACCCGGTCCCAGCCCTCGGAGTCGTCCGGGGTGCCGAATCCGAACGGACCCTGGAAATGTTCGTGGGCGCGCAGCCGCTCCCGGTTGACCGGCCCGACGATCTCGGCCGGGCCGTCACTGCCGAGGGCGACGTGCTCGATCACGGTCTCGTCGACACTGATCGGCCGCAGCACCCGGAAGAACGAGATCGACATCGACACGTTCGGGAACAGGTTGAGATTGAACCCCGTGCCGTGCACGGCACGGACGAGCCTGCGGATCTCGGCCTCGTCCGCCCCCGCCGCTTCGAGCCGGGCGACCAGGCCGTCGAACCGCGGCTGGAGCGGCTCGCTGCCGTCGTCCGCGTCCAGATCCGAGTGCTCGGGGACCATCTGCATCACCGAGTGGCCGTTCCCCAGATCGTGGGTGACCGCCGTCGGATCGGTCATGAACGACATCATCTCGGCGGTTTCCGCGTCGACCGAGGCCATCCAGGAGCGGTGCACGATGGGGAAGTGGTACCCGTCGGTGGTGTTCTCCAGCTGGATCTTCCAGTTGCCCCGATAGGTGAACCGGTGGGTGCCGAGCACCTTCACCGGATAACCGCCGCCCTGCGCCATGAAGCGATCGATCCACAGCTTGACGTCGCCGAGGAAGTCGGCCAGCGGCTCGGCCTCGGCGTTCAGGGTCGCGAAGATCATCCCGCCGTAAGACTCGGTGCGCAGGGTCTTCAGCCCGAGATCCGCCTTGTCCATGACGCCCTCGTACCCGTCGGGGTACGGGATGCCGCGCAGTTTGCCGTCCAGCCCGTAGGACCAGGCGTGATAAGGACAAGTGAATCCGTTGGCGTGGCCGGTCTTCTTCTCGCAGAGCGACGCGCCCCGGTGGCGGCAGCGGTTCACGAGCGTGCGGATCTCGCCCTTGCGGTCCTTGGTGACGATGACCGGATGCCGTCCGACGTGGGTCGATTTGAAGCTGCCCGCCTTGGGCAGCTCCGATTCGTGCGCGACCCAGATCCAGGCCCGCTCGAAGATCTTCGTCATCTCCTGGTCGAAGATCGCGGGATCGGTGTACATCCGGCCGGCGACCCGGTCGCCGAGGACGAGGTCCGCGGGCGGCAGGTCGTACACGGTGGCGGCGGTGAATTCGGTCATCGCGATCAGCCCCGGTATTCGCGCGGAGTGAGGGCGCGGCCGATACGCGCTTCGATCTTGGCGTACTTCCACAGCTTCCACGGACTGTCGCCGACCGGTGTGCCGCGCAGGAAGTCGCACGCCTGCTTGACGGTTTCCTGCGAGTCGACGTCGCAGAGCAGGTAACAGGTCCACGGCCAGCCGTCGGACGGGCCGACCATATGCGAGTCGTCGTCGATGTCGCCGATGAAGTCCACGCCGGGCAGGCCCTTGATGCCGTCCATCAGCGCGACGAAGGCGGTCCACACGTCGCCGGCGGCGACACCGCCTTCGGGCAGGTCGAAGAAGTTCTGGTTGATACCGATGCAGAACAGCACGCGCAGCGGGGTATCGCTCATGGTGGTGGTCCAACTCCTCGTCAGCGGTCGGTGGTGGGTCACTGGAAGCCAGGAACGGTGGGGGGATGGCCCATCAGCACGGCACCCGCGGCGTCGTACATGGCCGGGCCCAGGAAGGCGTGCTGCTGCGGGACCAGGGCGTCGCCGAGCAGCCACTGCAGCGGATGGTTCGTGGCGATGGCACCCGTCCCGGACAGGCCGATGACCCGGTTGACAGTCTCGGCGGCGGTCTTCGCGAGATGGGTCGAGGCCAGCCGGAGATGGGCGTTCTGGTGCGGCGCCACGGGATCGCCGTCCAGCACGGTCTGCCACGCCTCGTCGGTGACCTCGTAGAAGTACGCCCGCGCCGAACGCATCGTCGCCTCGGCTTCGGCCAGTCCCGTCCGGTAGTAGGCGCGGTCGGCGAGTTTCGGCGCGCCCGTGACGCCCGAACGGCCGCTGCCGACCTCGGTCGCGAAGTCGAGCGCCGCGCGGGCGACACCCGCGCCGACGACCGCCAGGACCTGGGAGGCGTAGGCGAGGGTGGGGTAGCGGTACAGCGGCTCGTCGATGGTGGGCTCACCGCCGCGGATGAACGTCCATTCGCGCGGGACCTCGACCTTGTCGACGACCAGGTCGAAGGAACCGGTGCCCTTCATTCCGACGACGTCCCACTCCTGGATGATCTCGACCTGCTCGGGCCGCAGCAGGGCGGTGCGCGGCTTTCCGGCGGTCGTGTCGTCTCCGGGGATCCCGACGCCCAGGACGTCGGCGCCCATGCAGCCGCTCGCGAACTTCCAGCGACCGTCGACCAGGAAGCCGGACGCGGTGGGTTCGGCCCGCTGCACAGGGAAGAGGCCGCCGGCGAAGCACAGATCCGGACCGTCGGCGTACAGCTCGGCCTGCGTCTCGCTGGGCAGCGCCGCGAGGTAAACCAGCGCGGAACCGAAACTGGCCACCCAGCCGGTGGATCCGTCGACGACGGAGATCCGCTCCACCGTCCGCAGGAATTCGGCCGGGGGCAGGGGCCTGCCGCCGAACCGTTCGGGGGTCGCGGAACGGTAGACGCCTGCTGCCTTGAGCCGGTCGACGAAGTCGCGGGAGACGTACCTTTGGTCCCGGAACTCCTGACGGCGCTCGAGGAGTTCGGCCAGGACATCGTCGAGTGTCACGGCCGGGCTCTCCTGGATCTGGGCCATCGGGCGCTCCTCGCGTCGTAGGGAAGATGTCTCCGACGCTAGGGATCACCGCCGCGCGTGGCCATTGGTCATTGCCTGCCGTCGGCCAGGGAGTCCCACGCAGAGGGGTAGGGGAAATCCTTACCGGCCGCCCGGCGGCGGACTCCTATGCTGAGGCGGTGCAGGTCGATCCGATTGCGCCCGAGCTGGCCACCGGCGACTTCGTGGCGATGATGAACGCCTCGAAGGTGTGCGTGCTCGTCCACGACGCGGCGACCAAGAACATCCTGTGGGCCAATCCCGCCGCGTGCGAGATGCTCGAGTTCAGCCTTTCGGAGCTGCGCCCGCTCAAGGCCAACCACATGAGCAGCTCCGCCCAGCAATACGACCGGGTCATCGGGCGTGCGTGGCTCCAGGCCGCGGTGGAACACGGTTCGAGCCGCATCGTGTGGCACTACCGGAGCAAGTCCGGCCGCGTGATACCCACCGACGCGGTGGCCATCCGGGTCGAGCTGGAGCGGGGACCCGCGGTGATGGTCCAGTTCCGCGACATCCAGCGCGCGGAGGAGGTCGAACGGGAACTGAAGCTGACGACGTCGTACGTCGACGCGCTGGCGCGGCACACCTCGACCGTGGCGTTCATGCTCGACGCCGCCGGAGCCGTGCGGTTCGCCACGGACAGCGCGCTGACCTTCCTCGGCCTGACCGGCGACGACGACCGGCTGGCCGGGGAGCCGCTGACCGCGTACGCGCGGCTGCATCTGGGCGGCAGGCCGGTGCGCTGGACCGAGGTGGTCGCGGGCGCGGACCCGGTCGGGCCGGTGCAGCTGGAGTTACCGGGGGAGAACGCGACCTGGCTGGAAGGGAGCCTGGAGCGGCTGTCGGAGTCCGAGGTCGACGCGTATCTGATGATCCTGCACGACGTCTCCGAGCGAGTGCGTGGCGAAGCACGGCGGGAGCTGGAACTGCGGCACGAGAACTATCTGGCCCGCTACAACGCCATGGGGGACATGGCGATGGCGATCGCGCACGAACTCGGCCAGCCGCTGGCCGCCGCCGCGAACTTCATCGCGGGCATCCGCGCCCGTGCCGCCACGATGGCGGAAGGCGGTGACGTCCGTGAGCAGATGGGCTACGGCCTGGACAGCGTGGCGCGCCAGATCGACCGGGCGAAGGAGATCGTCGGTTCGCTGCGGTCCTTCGTCGGGCATCTGGAACAGGTCGAGCAGATGGTCGATCTGAACGAGATCGTCCGGGAGTGCCTGTACTTCATCGAGCTGAGCGCCGCGCCGCACGCCGTGGACGTCCGCGTCCGGCTCGACCCGGCGCCGGTCCTGGTGCGGTGCGAACGCGTCCTCACCGGCCAGGTGGTGATGAACCTGTGCCTCAACGCGATCGACGAGACCGCGGAATGCGAGCCCGTGCAACGGCGGATCACGGTGGGCACCCAGGCCAAGGAGGGCGTCGGCGTCCTCACCGTCGACGATCACGGCCGCGGTGTCGCCAGGGATCCCTTCGCCGAGTCGTTCACCAGCAAACCCGGAGGCAGCGGCATCGGGCTGGCGCTGAGCCACCGCATCATCACCCGGCAGCACGGAAGCATCTGGGCCGAGCGGCGCGACGGCGGGGGCTCCCGGTTCGGGTTCGCCCTGCCGCTGGACACGTAAGGGAAATCCTCAGGCGGCGCGGTGGAACTCGGGATATCGCCGGTTTCGGCCACGGCTCTAGCGTCGAGGTATGCCCGATGAGCTGACCACCACCCAGCGACGGTTCCGCGCGGCGATGGCGAACCTTTCGACGGCTGTCAACATCGTCACCACCGACGGCGTCAGCGGCCGCGCCGGCATCACGGTGAGCGCGGTCTGCTCGGTCACCGACACACCGCCGACCCTGCTGGTCTGCGTCAACCAGTCGAGCTACACGCACGACATCTTCCGGACGAACGGGCGGATGGCCATCAACGTCCTGGCGCCCCAGCACAAGGACCTCGCCCTGCAGTTCGCCGGTGCGACGGACGTGCCGATGCTCGACCGGTTCCGGTTCGAGGTCTGGGATCACGACCGGTTCCGCATCCCCGTCGTCCGCGACGCGGCCGCCGTCCTCATCGGCGGGGTCGGCGCCGAGTTCACCCAGGGCACGCACACCGTGCTCTTCGTCGAGGTCGAGGACGTCTTCGTCAACGAGGACGCCGGGGGTCTCGCCTACTTCCGGCGCGAATTCCACCGGATCGCGCCGA is a genomic window containing:
- a CDS encoding aromatic-ring-hydroxylating dioxygenase subunit beta, with the translated sequence MTETLTDPRVVRAIELAWREAALLDAKEYETWQGLYAEDARYVIPIERDAEDFDDVLNMVNDDARMRGLRVRRMTEGYAIAAVDSAITVRTVSRFIPTDVDDRSVTLKAAQIIVAYKRGRHDLWAADVDYVVRLGASAGEDRFARKVVRLVNADEAVPAAGFLL
- a CDS encoding aromatic ring-hydroxylating dioxygenase subunit alpha → MTEFTAATVYDLPPADLVLGDRVAGRMYTDPAIFDQEMTKIFERAWIWVAHESELPKAGSFKSTHVGRHPVIVTKDRKGEIRTLVNRCRHRGASLCEKKTGHANGFTCPYHAWSYGLDGKLRGIPYPDGYEGVMDKADLGLKTLRTESYGGMIFATLNAEAEPLADFLGDVKLWIDRFMAQGGGYPVKVLGTHRFTYRGNWKIQLENTTDGYHFPIVHRSWMASVDAETAEMMSFMTDPTAVTHDLGNGHSVMQMVPEHSDLDADDGSEPLQPRFDGLVARLEAAGADEAEIRRLVRAVHGTGFNLNLFPNVSMSISFFRVLRPISVDETVIEHVALGSDGPAEIVGPVNRERLRAHEHFQGPFGFGTPDDSEGWDRVQRGAQGAPELPIMVNRGLGREKPSAEGWPTSHVTDETGMRAAYAQWKRMMSDD
- a CDS encoding acyl-CoA dehydrogenase family protein, with product MAQIQESPAVTLDDVLAELLERRQEFRDQRYVSRDFVDRLKAAGVYRSATPERFGGRPLPPAEFLRTVERISVVDGSTGWVASFGSALVYLAALPSETQAELYADGPDLCFAGGLFPVQRAEPTASGFLVDGRWKFASGCMGADVLGVGIPGDDTTAGKPRTALLRPEQVEIIQEWDVVGMKGTGSFDLVVDKVEVPREWTFIRGGEPTIDEPLYRYPTLAYASQVLAVVGAGVARAALDFATEVGSGRSGVTGAPKLADRAYYRTGLAEAEATMRSARAYFYEVTDEAWQTVLDGDPVAPHQNAHLRLASTHLAKTAAETVNRVIGLSGTGAIATNHPLQWLLGDALVPQQHAFLGPAMYDAAGAVLMGHPPTVPGFQ
- a CDS encoding PAS domain-containing sensor histidine kinase — its product is MQVDPIAPELATGDFVAMMNASKVCVLVHDAATKNILWANPAACEMLEFSLSELRPLKANHMSSSAQQYDRVIGRAWLQAAVEHGSSRIVWHYRSKSGRVIPTDAVAIRVELERGPAVMVQFRDIQRAEEVERELKLTTSYVDALARHTSTVAFMLDAAGAVRFATDSALTFLGLTGDDDRLAGEPLTAYARLHLGGRPVRWTEVVAGADPVGPVQLELPGENATWLEGSLERLSESEVDAYLMILHDVSERVRGEARRELELRHENYLARYNAMGDMAMAIAHELGQPLAAAANFIAGIRARAATMAEGGDVREQMGYGLDSVARQIDRAKEIVGSLRSFVGHLEQVEQMVDLNEIVRECLYFIELSAAPHAVDVRVRLDPAPVLVRCERVLTGQVVMNLCLNAIDETAECEPVQRRITVGTQAKEGVGVLTVDDHGRGVARDPFAESFTSKPGGSGIGLALSHRIITRQHGSIWAERRDGGGSRFGFALPLDT
- a CDS encoding flavin reductase, with the protein product MPDELTTTQRRFRAAMANLSTAVNIVTTDGVSGRAGITVSAVCSVTDTPPTLLVCVNQSSYTHDIFRTNGRMAINVLAPQHKDLALQFAGATDVPMLDRFRFEVWDHDRFRIPVVRDAAAVLIGGVGAEFTQGTHTVLFVEVEDVFVNEDAGGLAYFRREFHRIAPTGANA